A stretch of the Glycine soja cultivar W05 chromosome 13, ASM419377v2, whole genome shotgun sequence genome encodes the following:
- the LOC114382586 gene encoding receptor-like protein kinase FERONIA isoform X1 translates to MTFLSITFLTLFFLLLFLSIELQAYTPEDNFTISCGTTGIVFDGQRTWTGDADTKYLSGGQGSTVLTQAATQDPSVNQVPYTTARLSPSQFNYSFPVSAGPKFVRLFFYPADYPSFPRTHASFSVQSNGFTFLKGFNASLNADAEATKTIFREYVVNVNDGEILILSFTPSQPNSYAFINGIEILSMPSDLYYTSATDSTGFKFLGSTTLYSVETRFALQAEYRIKMGGQEISPLNDTGLFRKWAGDEEDYLIKQNPQNNDLPADTDGKMNITVNPDYVAPKELYRTARSMGTNATLNKISNLTWEFPVDSGFTYVLRLHFCELDPNINKDGDRVFFIYIASQLAENHADVMQWSHHQKGLAVQRNYAVLIPKDNTQKKVNLSLRMDPYATNDKTTYSDAFLNGLEIFKISEAGSNNLAGPNPDPVQTPHNNIPAPKGNRSSKSGTTSIIGIVAGVVSGVVLISLIILFLIVFFRRKTITTPKDYNKSKSSATSKWGPLSFTTTKSTTTTKSSLPSELCRNFSLAEIEAATNNFDDVLIIGVGGFGHVYKGYIDGGFTPVAIKRLKPDSQQGANEFTNEIEMLSQLRHLHLVSLIGYCNENYEMILVYDFMARGTLRQHLYNSDNPPVSWKQRLQICIGAARGLHYLHTGGKHTIIHRDVKTTNILLDDKWVAKISDFGLSRIGPTSIDKSHVSTVVKGSFGYLDPEYYKRYRLTEKSDVYSFGVVLFEMLCARPPLIHTAEMQQVSLANWVRHCYQSGTMTQIVDPTLKGRITPECFNKFCEIGMSCLLEDATQRPSMNDVVGMLEFALQLQESVENEKGEEISCDTFTSELSVTTTSTIEDHSYHYKDSYNTLLSWNPFSEITDQNPR, encoded by the coding sequence ATGACGTTCCTCAGTATCACCTTCTTAACACtattcttccttcttctctttctctccataGAGCTCCAAGCGTACACCCCAGAAGACAACTTCACCATCAGTTGTGGCACCACCGGGATAGTCTTCGACGGCCAAAGGACATGGACGGGGGACGCAGACACAAAGTACTTATCTGGTGGTCAAGGCAGCACCGTTTTAACCCAAGCAGCAACACAAGATCCTTCTGTCAATCAAGTTCCCTACACCACAGCACGGTTATCCCCTTCTCAGTTCAATTACTCCTTCCCCGTTTCTGCGGGCCCCAAATTCGTTCGCCTCTTCTTCTACCCTGCTGATTACCCTTCCTTTCCCCGCACTCATGCCTCTTTCTCCGTTCAATCTAACGGATTCACCTTCTTAAAAGGTTTCAACGCCTCTCTAAACGCTGACGCGGAAGCCACCAAAACCATCTTCAGGGAATATGTGGTCAACGTCAACGACGGTGAGATTCTCATCCTCAGCTTCACTCCCTCGCAACCAAACTCCTACGCTTTCATCAATGGAATCGAGATACTTTCCATGCCAAGTGATTTGTATTACACGTCAGCAACTGACTCAACAGGATTCAAGTTCTTGGGAAGTACCACGCTGTACAGCGTAGAAACCAGATTTGCGCTGCAGGCGGAGTATAGAATCAAAATGGGAGGGCAAGAAATATCACCACTAAACGACACCGGTTTGTTCAGGAAATGGGCCGGTGACGAAGAAGATTATTTAATCAAACAAAATCCACAGAATAATGATCTTCCAGCTGACACGGATGGTAAGATGAACATAACCGTGAATCCTGATTACGTGGCACCCAAGGAACTCTACAGAACAGCGCGTAGCATGGGCACAAACGCCACTCTGAACAAAATCAGCAACCTGACTTGGGAGTTCCCGGTTGATTCTGGCTTCACTTACGTTCTCAGGCTCCACTTTTGCGAGCTTGACCCCAATATTAATAAAGATGGTGACAGGGTGTTCTTCATTTACATAGCGAGCCAGTTGGCTGAGAACCACGCTGATGTTATGCAATGGAGCCACCATCAGAAAGGTCTCGCTGTGCAGAGAAACTATGCCGTTTTAATTCCGAAGGACAACACTCAGAAAAAGGTTAATCTCTCGCTTCGGATGGATCCTTATGCAACTAATGATAAAACGACATACAGCGACGCGTTCTTGAACGGTCTCGAGATCTTCAAAATCAGTGAGGCTGGGTCAAACAACCTTGCCGGACCTAACCCGGACCCGGTTCAGACTCCACACAACAACATACCCGCCCCAAAGGGAAACCGCAGCAGCAAAAGCGGAACGACGTCGATAATCGGCATCGTGGCAGGTGTGGTATCCGGCGTCGTTTTGATCTCACTCATCATCCTTTTCCTCATCGTCTTCTTCCGACGCAAGACAATCACTACGCCCAAGGACTACAACAAGTCCAAGTCCTCCGCGACCTCCAAGTGGGGCCCACTCTCCTTCACAACGACCAAGTCAACCACCACCACGAAGTCCTCCCTCCCCTCCGAACTCTGTCGTAACTTTTCCCTCGCCGAGATCGAAGCCGCCACCAACAACTTCGACGATGTTCTCATCATTGGCGTCGGGGGATTCGGCCACGTGTACAAGGGCTACATCGACGGCGGTTTCACCCCAGTCGCCATCAAGCGCCTCAAACCGGATTCACAGCAGGGTGCAAATGAATTCACGAATGAGATCGAGATGCTCTCACAGCTACGCCACCTTCATCTCGTGTCCCTCATTGGGTACTGCAACGAGAACTACGAAATGATCCTCGTCTACGATTTCATGGCACGTGGCACCCTCCGGCAACATCTCTACAACTCTGATAACCCTCCTGTGTCGTGGAAGCAGCGCTTGCAAATTTGCATTGGTGCCGCACGTGGGCTGCATTATCTCCACACAGGCGGGAAGCACACAATCATCCACCGTGACGTGAAAACCACCAACATACTGTTGGATGACAAGTGGGTGGCCAAGATTTCCGACTTTGGGCTATCCAGAATTGGTCCCACGAGCATTGACAAATCTCATGTAAGCACTGTTGTGAAGGGCAGTTTTGGGTATTTAGACCCAGAATACTATAAACGGTACCGTTTGACGGAGAAGTCTGACGTTTACTCTTTCGGTGTAGTGCTCTTTGAGATGTTGTGCGCTCGGCCACCTCTAATCCATACTGCGGAGATGCAACAAGTGTCACTTGCTAATTGGGTCAGACATTGTTACCAAAGTGGGACCATGACACAGATTGTGGACCCCACGTTGAAGGGAAGGATCACGCCTGAGTGCTTCAATAAGTTTTGCGAGATTGGGATGAGTTGTTTGTTAGAGGATGCGACGCAGAGGCCATCGATGAACGACGTTGTTGGGATGCTAGAGTTTGCGTTGCAGCTGCAGGAGAGCGTGGAAAATGAAAAAGGAGAGGAAATTAGCTGCGATACATTTACAAGTGAGTTGAGTGTGACTACGACTTCGACTATCGAAGACCATAGCTATCATTATAAGGATAGTTATAATACGTTGCTGTCTTGGAATCCTTTCTCTGAAATTACAGACCAAAATCCGCGTTGA
- the LOC114382586 gene encoding receptor-like protein kinase FERONIA isoform X2 has translation MTFLSITFLTLFFLLLFLSIELQAYTPEDNFTISCGTTGIVFDGQRTWTGDADTKYLSGGQGSTVLTQAATQDPSVNQVPYTTARLSPSQFNYSFPVSAGPKFVRLFFYPADYPSFPRTHASFSVQSNGFTFLKGFNASLNADAEATKTIFREYVVNVNDGEILILSFTPSQPNSYAFINGIEILSMPSDLYYTSATDSTGFKFLGSTTLYSVETRFALQAEYRIKMGGQEISPLNDTGLFRKWAGDEEDYLIKQNPQNNDLPADTDGKMNITVNPDYVAPKELYRTARSMGTNATLNKISNLTWEFPVDSGFTYVLRLHFCELDPNINKDGDRVFFIYIASQLAENHADVMQWSHHQKGLAVQRNYAVLIPKDNTQKKVNLSLRMDPYATNDKTTYSDAFLNGLEIFKISEAGSNNLAGPNPDPVQTPHNNIPAPKGNRSSKSGTTSIIGIVAGVVSGVVLISLIILFLIVFFRRKTITTPKDYNKSKSSATSKWGPLSFTTTKSTTTTKSSLPSELCRNFSLAEIEAATNNFDDVLIIGVGGFGHVYKGYIDGGFTPVAIKRLKPDSQQGANEFTNEIEMLSQLRHLHLVSLIGYCNENYEMILVYDFMARGTLRQHLYNSDNPPVSWKQRLQICIGAARGLHYLHTGGKHTIIHRDVKTTNILLDDKWVAKISDFGLSRIGPTSIDKSHCSLRCCALGHL, from the exons ATGACGTTCCTCAGTATCACCTTCTTAACACtattcttccttcttctctttctctccataGAGCTCCAAGCGTACACCCCAGAAGACAACTTCACCATCAGTTGTGGCACCACCGGGATAGTCTTCGACGGCCAAAGGACATGGACGGGGGACGCAGACACAAAGTACTTATCTGGTGGTCAAGGCAGCACCGTTTTAACCCAAGCAGCAACACAAGATCCTTCTGTCAATCAAGTTCCCTACACCACAGCACGGTTATCCCCTTCTCAGTTCAATTACTCCTTCCCCGTTTCTGCGGGCCCCAAATTCGTTCGCCTCTTCTTCTACCCTGCTGATTACCCTTCCTTTCCCCGCACTCATGCCTCTTTCTCCGTTCAATCTAACGGATTCACCTTCTTAAAAGGTTTCAACGCCTCTCTAAACGCTGACGCGGAAGCCACCAAAACCATCTTCAGGGAATATGTGGTCAACGTCAACGACGGTGAGATTCTCATCCTCAGCTTCACTCCCTCGCAACCAAACTCCTACGCTTTCATCAATGGAATCGAGATACTTTCCATGCCAAGTGATTTGTATTACACGTCAGCAACTGACTCAACAGGATTCAAGTTCTTGGGAAGTACCACGCTGTACAGCGTAGAAACCAGATTTGCGCTGCAGGCGGAGTATAGAATCAAAATGGGAGGGCAAGAAATATCACCACTAAACGACACCGGTTTGTTCAGGAAATGGGCCGGTGACGAAGAAGATTATTTAATCAAACAAAATCCACAGAATAATGATCTTCCAGCTGACACGGATGGTAAGATGAACATAACCGTGAATCCTGATTACGTGGCACCCAAGGAACTCTACAGAACAGCGCGTAGCATGGGCACAAACGCCACTCTGAACAAAATCAGCAACCTGACTTGGGAGTTCCCGGTTGATTCTGGCTTCACTTACGTTCTCAGGCTCCACTTTTGCGAGCTTGACCCCAATATTAATAAAGATGGTGACAGGGTGTTCTTCATTTACATAGCGAGCCAGTTGGCTGAGAACCACGCTGATGTTATGCAATGGAGCCACCATCAGAAAGGTCTCGCTGTGCAGAGAAACTATGCCGTTTTAATTCCGAAGGACAACACTCAGAAAAAGGTTAATCTCTCGCTTCGGATGGATCCTTATGCAACTAATGATAAAACGACATACAGCGACGCGTTCTTGAACGGTCTCGAGATCTTCAAAATCAGTGAGGCTGGGTCAAACAACCTTGCCGGACCTAACCCGGACCCGGTTCAGACTCCACACAACAACATACCCGCCCCAAAGGGAAACCGCAGCAGCAAAAGCGGAACGACGTCGATAATCGGCATCGTGGCAGGTGTGGTATCCGGCGTCGTTTTGATCTCACTCATCATCCTTTTCCTCATCGTCTTCTTCCGACGCAAGACAATCACTACGCCCAAGGACTACAACAAGTCCAAGTCCTCCGCGACCTCCAAGTGGGGCCCACTCTCCTTCACAACGACCAAGTCAACCACCACCACGAAGTCCTCCCTCCCCTCCGAACTCTGTCGTAACTTTTCCCTCGCCGAGATCGAAGCCGCCACCAACAACTTCGACGATGTTCTCATCATTGGCGTCGGGGGATTCGGCCACGTGTACAAGGGCTACATCGACGGCGGTTTCACCCCAGTCGCCATCAAGCGCCTCAAACCGGATTCACAGCAGGGTGCAAATGAATTCACGAATGAGATCGAGATGCTCTCACAGCTACGCCACCTTCATCTCGTGTCCCTCATTGGGTACTGCAACGAGAACTACGAAATGATCCTCGTCTACGATTTCATGGCACGTGGCACCCTCCGGCAACATCTCTACAACTCTGATAACCCTCCTGTGTCGTGGAAGCAGCGCTTGCAAATTTGCATTGGTGCCGCACGTGGGCTGCATTATCTCCACACAGGCGGGAAGCACACAATCATCCACCGTGACGTGAAAACCACCAACATACTGTTGGATGACAAGTGGGTGGCCAAGATTTCCGACTTTGGGCTATCCAGAATTGGTCCCACGAGCATTGACAAATCTCAT TGCTCTTTGAGATGTTGTGCGCTCGGCCACCTCTAA